From one Alicyclobacillus acidocaldarius subsp. acidocaldarius Tc-4-1 genomic stretch:
- a CDS encoding FAD-dependent monooxygenase: MKLGIVGAGVAGLAAALACTRAGVAYDLLDRATQPLEGGVALTLWPNALRALRDLGVDVRGAGWAAIEEGDIADMRGRALYRLPLSWMEARFGFLPVCVRRSDLLRQMHSAAGSPRIERCEVRRVAAAEGRVGVETDAGIRSYDGLLLADGIRGTARNSIVQARTRATHYVAWRGIAHGVDVGRRMREIWGRGFRFGYAAMGAGDVYWFSTVNRRQLGRAGGAPEAWRILTALAAQSPPEVARLMAATPTEGVYAHAIDDLVPGLPLAVGRIALLGDTAHAITPNLGFGGGLALEDGAALMRALVAHRVAEEPGALAAAFQAYAEVRRRRVARMAQVTRWLGDVMQWEGKAAYARDTLFRWMAPLGDRLVWTWMLGG; encoded by the coding sequence GTGAAGCTCGGCATCGTGGGCGCGGGGGTTGCGGGGCTCGCCGCCGCTCTGGCTTGCACCCGCGCGGGCGTCGCGTATGACCTGCTCGATCGCGCCACACAGCCGCTCGAGGGCGGGGTGGCGCTGACGCTGTGGCCGAACGCGCTTCGGGCTCTGCGCGATCTCGGCGTGGACGTGCGCGGCGCGGGGTGGGCGGCAATCGAGGAGGGCGACATTGCCGACATGCGCGGGCGCGCGCTGTATCGGCTGCCGCTCTCGTGGATGGAGGCGCGGTTTGGCTTTTTGCCCGTGTGCGTGCGCCGCTCAGATCTGCTTCGGCAGATGCACAGTGCGGCGGGGAGCCCGCGCATCGAGCGGTGCGAGGTGCGCCGCGTCGCGGCCGCCGAAGGGCGGGTAGGCGTGGAAACGGATGCGGGGATCCGGTCCTACGACGGCCTGCTTCTCGCGGATGGCATTCGGGGCACCGCTCGGAACTCGATCGTGCAGGCGCGCACGCGCGCGACCCACTACGTGGCCTGGCGCGGCATCGCGCATGGCGTGGATGTTGGGCGCAGGATGCGGGAGATCTGGGGGCGCGGCTTTCGGTTTGGTTACGCCGCGATGGGCGCGGGGGACGTGTACTGGTTTTCGACCGTCAATCGCAGACAACTGGGGCGCGCGGGCGGTGCGCCCGAGGCGTGGCGCATCCTCACCGCTCTTGCCGCTCAAAGCCCGCCGGAGGTGGCGAGGTTGATGGCGGCTACGCCGACGGAGGGGGTCTACGCGCACGCTATCGACGATCTCGTCCCCGGCCTGCCCCTCGCCGTGGGCCGGATTGCCCTTCTCGGGGACACCGCGCACGCCATCACGCCAAACCTCGGCTTTGGGGGCGGGCTTGCACTCGAGGACGGCGCGGCGCTCATGCGGGCGCTTGTCGCCCACCGGGTCGCGGAGGAGCCTGGCGCGCTGGCGGCGGCGTTTCAGGCTTACGCTGAAGTGCGGAGACGGCGCGTAGCGCGGATGGCGCAGGTCACCCGCTGGCTCGGCGATGTCATGCAGTGGGAAGGGAAGGCCGCGTACGCGCGGGACACCCTGTTTCGCTGGATGGCGCCGCTCGGCGACAGGCTGGTGTGGACGTGGATGTTGGGTGGGTGA
- a CDS encoding ABC transporter permease: MSYVSLSFTVLFVALSIALSLWLRLGVARDIVIAAVRAAVQLIVIGYILKLVFASHRLIFILLMVALIIAVAAWNARGRAKGIPGAFWRIALGLVVTEILTQAVLVGFGVIPFQARYVITTSGMIVGNSMVAAGLLMNRLRREVESGRGEIMAILALGGTPRQAMYPRLVQAIRAGMIPTIDSTKTTGLVQLPGMMTGQIIAGQDPVQAVRYQLMILFCILAGSAVTSIVIGFLTYPTLFNRYQQLREDVLT, from the coding sequence ATGAGTTACGTATCGCTCTCGTTCACTGTATTGTTTGTGGCGCTTTCCATCGCGCTGTCGCTGTGGCTTCGCCTCGGCGTGGCGCGCGACATCGTGATAGCCGCGGTGCGCGCCGCGGTGCAACTCATTGTCATTGGCTACATTCTAAAACTCGTGTTTGCATCCCACCGGCTGATCTTCATCCTCCTCATGGTAGCCCTCATCATCGCGGTCGCCGCCTGGAACGCGCGCGGGCGAGCCAAGGGCATCCCGGGCGCTTTCTGGCGAATTGCGCTCGGGCTCGTCGTCACGGAGATCCTCACCCAGGCGGTGCTCGTGGGCTTCGGCGTGATCCCGTTCCAGGCGCGCTACGTCATCACGACGTCCGGGATGATTGTCGGGAACTCCATGGTCGCGGCGGGCCTCTTGATGAATCGGCTGCGGCGTGAGGTGGAGAGCGGCCGCGGCGAGATCATGGCCATTCTGGCGCTCGGCGGAACGCCCCGGCAGGCGATGTACCCGCGGCTCGTGCAGGCCATCCGCGCCGGCATGATCCCGACCATCGACTCCACGAAGACGACGGGACTCGTGCAGCTGCCCGGCATGATGACCGGCCAGATCATCGCGGGCCAGGATCCCGTACAGGCGGTCAGGTACCAGCTCATGATTTTGTTCTGCATCCTGGCGGGATCGGCCGTGACAAGCATTGTGATTGGGTTTCTGACGTACCCGACGCTGTTCAACCGGTATCAGCAGCTGCGGGAGGACGTGTTGACGTGA
- a CDS encoding ABC transporter ATP-binding protein, protein MASPAVELKNVGFETGGLWLLREVSAEVDAGKTVAIIGPSGAGKSTLISLINLMRTPTEGEIWVLGREVRAWPVRELRQRVGMVFQSPVIFPGSVRDNVLFGLELHRRPPRDVAELLHMVDLPAHLADHAAEDLSGGQKSRVALARTLAMQPDILLLDEVTAALDVHAKREVESTLLRLKRELGKTMLWVTHDLDQARRVADEVWFVAGGRLVERGSPDQLFSEPQSEALRSFLAEGGEVRS, encoded by the coding sequence GTGGCATCGCCCGCAGTCGAACTGAAGAACGTCGGCTTCGAAACAGGCGGCCTGTGGCTGCTTCGCGAGGTATCGGCCGAGGTGGACGCCGGAAAAACCGTCGCCATCATCGGTCCGTCGGGCGCTGGGAAGAGCACGCTCATTTCGCTGATCAATCTAATGCGCACGCCGACCGAGGGCGAAATTTGGGTGCTCGGGCGGGAAGTGCGCGCGTGGCCGGTGCGCGAACTCCGGCAGCGGGTGGGCATGGTGTTTCAGTCACCCGTCATCTTTCCAGGCAGCGTGCGGGACAACGTGCTGTTCGGGCTTGAGCTCCATCGCCGCCCTCCCCGGGATGTTGCGGAACTCCTCCACATGGTGGATCTTCCTGCCCATCTCGCGGACCACGCCGCGGAAGACCTCTCGGGCGGCCAGAAGAGCCGCGTCGCGCTTGCGCGCACGCTCGCCATGCAGCCCGACATCCTGTTGCTCGATGAGGTGACCGCAGCGCTCGACGTCCACGCGAAGCGCGAGGTGGAATCGACTCTCCTTCGCTTAAAGCGGGAGCTAGGCAAGACCATGCTGTGGGTCACGCACGATCTCGACCAGGCCCGCCGCGTGGCGGACGAGGTGTGGTTCGTCGCCGGCGGAAGGCTTGTGGAGCGCGGATCGCCAGATCAGCTCTTCAGTGAGCCGCAAAGCGAAGCGCTGAGGTCGTTTTTGGCAGAGGGCGGCGAGGTGAGGTCATGA
- a CDS encoding NADP-dependent oxidoreductase, translating into MTVTAKRIVLAKRPQGTPTLDCFRFETVELPPLDEGQVLVKTLYLSVDPYMRGRMNDVKSYVPPYRLNEPITGGAVCEIVESKTEHLHPGDVVLTQTGWQTHAVVPGAKVQKLDPPPEPLTLALGLLGMTGLTAYFGLIDVCDPKPGETVVVSGAAGAVGMVVGQIAKILGCRAVGIAGSDEKARFLTEELGFDAAVNYKSPTFAEDLKQACPDGVDVYFDNVGGTVSDEVLKRINDFARISLCGQIALYNLDKPDVGPRPGPLLLTRKAKMQGFIVGDYAPRFPEGLQKLQTWFNEGRLKSRETVIEGFDRTIEAFLGLFTGINTGKLVVKVS; encoded by the coding sequence ATGACTGTCACCGCCAAGCGCATCGTGCTCGCCAAGCGGCCTCAGGGCACGCCTACGCTCGACTGTTTTCGATTTGAGACGGTCGAACTCCCGCCGCTAGATGAGGGCCAAGTGCTTGTCAAAACGTTGTATTTGTCGGTGGATCCGTACATGCGCGGGCGCATGAACGACGTGAAGTCGTACGTGCCTCCCTATCGCCTCAATGAGCCCATCACGGGCGGCGCCGTGTGCGAAATCGTCGAATCCAAGACCGAACATCTCCACCCGGGGGACGTCGTTCTCACCCAGACGGGCTGGCAGACGCACGCCGTCGTGCCTGGCGCCAAGGTTCAGAAGCTCGATCCGCCGCCCGAACCCCTGACGCTGGCGCTCGGACTCCTGGGCATGACCGGTCTGACCGCCTACTTTGGCCTCATTGACGTGTGTGACCCGAAGCCGGGTGAAACCGTCGTCGTGTCCGGAGCTGCTGGCGCGGTCGGCATGGTGGTAGGCCAAATCGCGAAGATCCTGGGATGTCGCGCGGTCGGAATTGCCGGGTCCGACGAGAAAGCCCGCTTTTTGACCGAGGAACTCGGCTTCGACGCGGCGGTCAATTACAAGTCGCCCACGTTCGCAGAGGATCTGAAACAGGCTTGTCCAGACGGCGTTGACGTGTATTTTGACAACGTCGGGGGCACAGTCTCGGACGAGGTGCTCAAACGCATCAACGACTTCGCGCGCATTTCCTTGTGCGGACAGATTGCGCTCTACAACCTCGACAAACCGGACGTGGGTCCGCGCCCAGGGCCACTGCTCCTCACGCGAAAGGCGAAGATGCAGGGGTTCATTGTCGGCGACTACGCCCCTCGCTTCCCGGAAGGACTCCAAAAGCTCCAGACCTGGTTCAACGAAGGCCGGTTGAAATCCCGCGAAACCGTGATCGAGGGCTTCGACCGGACCATCGAGGCATTCCTCGGCCTGTTCACAGGCATCAATACGGGCAAGCTCGTGGTCAAGGTATCGTGA
- a CDS encoding L,D-transpeptidase family protein, protein MRTRWIRWIAWVLAFCVWLSPLPFSLGATSVETTLPSPNVPPSSWSSLQQDWKSLQNLAQKDVLSPSNAKHGPATSGHGAKLSTPTKQGVVIGVGDVGPRAMWLNESLAMLGYLPATFSPSSPKSAQAARLALSASARAQTFKPLQGNWKLWYHQPNAWVSLWSSDEDTPITEGAVMAFEAEHHLGVDGIAGPDVIHALSQALAIGELAPAEPYSYILVSTSLPEKLELWVNGKLVLTSLCNTGIPQAPTPYGTYGVYVQYASQEMKGKDPNGKPYDDPGVPYVSYFDQGCAIHGFIRQKYGFPQSLGCVELPYAAAAKVFAYTHIGTLVTITSAPLST, encoded by the coding sequence ATGCGCACACGGTGGATTCGTTGGATCGCTTGGGTGTTGGCGTTTTGCGTGTGGCTGAGTCCACTGCCCTTTTCGCTCGGTGCGACGAGCGTTGAAACCACACTCCCATCGCCGAACGTCCCGCCGTCCTCGTGGAGTTCGCTGCAGCAGGATTGGAAGAGCCTTCAGAACCTCGCGCAGAAGGACGTTTTGTCCCCCTCCAACGCTAAGCACGGACCCGCCACATCTGGACATGGGGCCAAGCTATCGACCCCAACGAAACAGGGCGTAGTCATTGGCGTAGGCGATGTCGGCCCGAGGGCCATGTGGCTCAACGAATCTCTCGCGATGTTAGGGTACCTGCCTGCGACGTTCTCGCCGTCCTCGCCAAAGTCCGCTCAGGCCGCGCGGCTCGCCCTGTCCGCCAGCGCTCGCGCGCAAACCTTCAAACCCTTACAAGGAAATTGGAAACTTTGGTATCACCAGCCGAACGCGTGGGTCTCCCTCTGGTCGTCCGACGAAGACACGCCCATCACCGAAGGCGCGGTGATGGCCTTTGAAGCCGAGCATCACCTCGGGGTCGATGGAATTGCAGGGCCGGATGTCATCCACGCATTATCCCAAGCTCTGGCCATTGGCGAACTGGCCCCTGCGGAGCCCTACAGCTATATCCTCGTCTCCACCTCATTGCCTGAGAAGCTGGAACTCTGGGTCAACGGCAAACTCGTCCTGACATCGCTGTGCAACACGGGCATTCCCCAGGCGCCTACGCCATACGGGACCTATGGGGTGTACGTGCAGTACGCTTCTCAGGAGATGAAGGGCAAAGATCCGAACGGCAAGCCGTACGACGATCCCGGCGTGCCCTACGTGAGTTACTTTGACCAGGGATGCGCGATACACGGGTTCATCCGCCAGAAGTACGGCTTCCCGCAGAGCCTTGGCTGCGTGGAACTTCCCTACGCGGCTGCCGCGAAGGTGTTTGCGTATACGCACATCGGCACGCTCGTCACCATCACCTCCGCGCCCCTGTCCACGTGA
- a CDS encoding ketopantoate reductase family protein has protein sequence MTSVQRVTLVGLGAIGASYGERLLAAPGVDLRVLVDEARKRRYEQVGVRVNGRRIDFPLYVPAHAVEPADLVLFCVKYDDLAGAIEAVRGHVGPNTIFMSLLNGIASEEDIQAAFPHHVVLHAISVAIDAVREGRDVTYSTLGYISFGDATGRHADAVRAVCDVFNRAGIACETPDDILRTVWWKFMINVGVNQASAVLRAPYGVFQQSEDAREVMRMAMREVVAIAQKRGISLTEDDVRGFDEILNAMSPSGKTSMLQDVEAGRPTEVEQFAGMVIRLGEQLGVPTPINRLLYHAIRTLAPHETMRPVSV, from the coding sequence ATGACAAGCGTGCAACGCGTCACGCTGGTGGGGCTCGGCGCCATCGGAGCGAGTTATGGAGAGCGGCTGCTCGCGGCGCCGGGTGTGGATCTGAGGGTGCTCGTGGACGAGGCGCGCAAGCGCCGTTATGAACAAGTGGGCGTTCGCGTGAACGGGCGGCGGATCGACTTTCCGCTTTACGTGCCCGCGCATGCCGTAGAACCGGCAGATCTGGTGCTCTTTTGCGTCAAATATGACGATCTCGCCGGGGCCATCGAGGCGGTGCGAGGCCACGTAGGCCCCAACACGATTTTCATGTCGCTGTTGAACGGAATTGCGAGCGAGGAGGATATCCAGGCGGCGTTCCCTCACCACGTCGTCCTCCACGCCATCAGCGTCGCCATCGACGCGGTGCGCGAGGGGCGCGACGTCACATATTCGACACTGGGCTACATCTCCTTTGGAGACGCTACGGGGCGCCATGCCGACGCCGTGCGCGCGGTCTGCGACGTGTTCAATCGCGCTGGAATCGCCTGTGAGACGCCCGATGATATTCTTCGCACGGTCTGGTGGAAATTTATGATCAACGTGGGGGTAAACCAGGCGTCCGCGGTGCTGCGCGCGCCGTACGGGGTGTTTCAGCAGTCGGAGGACGCGCGCGAGGTGATGCGCATGGCGATGCGCGAAGTCGTGGCGATTGCGCAGAAGCGAGGCATCTCACTCACGGAAGACGATGTGCGGGGCTTCGACGAGATTCTGAACGCCATGTCGCCAAGCGGCAAGACGTCCATGCTTCAGGACGTCGAAGCCGGTCGCCCGACTGAGGTGGAGCAGTTCGCGGGCATGGTAATCCGTCTCGGCGAGCAACTGGGCGTGCCGACGCCCATCAACCGCCTGTTGTATCACGCCATCCGCACCCTCGCGCCACACGAGACCATGCGTCCCGTAAGTGTCTAG